In Oryza brachyantha chromosome 1, ObraRS2, whole genome shotgun sequence, the following are encoded in one genomic region:
- the LOC102705958 gene encoding protein NUCLEAR FUSION DEFECTIVE 6, mitochondrial translates to MATAAGGARRALAGLRSASASRTLSRPAAAAIHSPGVAASALPRAPRRRLAFSRVPVAALGGVHGLMPLHSATASALLTSMLGLKPGSWGWLSEGFATPL, encoded by the exons atggcgacggcggctggcggcgcacggcgagccCTCGCGGGGCTGCGCTCGGCTTCCGCTTCAAGGACCTTGTCCCggccggctgcggcggcgattCATTCTCCGGGGGTGGCGGCCTCCGCTCTGCCGCGcgcccctcgccggcgcctcgCGTTTTCTAG GGTCCCTGTGGCGGCGCTAGGCGGCGTGCACGGGTTGATGCCGCTGCACAGCGCCACGGCGTCGGCTTTGCTCACCTCCATGCTCGGGCTCAAGCCCGGATCTTGGGGTTGGCTCTCGGAAG GTTTTGCTACACCTCTATAA